The Entelurus aequoreus isolate RoL-2023_Sb linkage group LG03, RoL_Eaeq_v1.1, whole genome shotgun sequence genome contains the following window.
cagttgatagtaaaaagttgttgtcgcaattgttggatatgactttaaaccataaccaagcatgactatagctcttgtctcaaagtaggtgtactgtcaccacctgtcacatcaccccctgacttatttggatttttttgctcttttcctgtgtgtagtgttttacttcttgtcttacgctcctatttttagaaaggagattaaagacaacgcatcccagctacaactgggttctattaacacagatacgactgtatatacgacggataccgccctccaaaatagtctctctctcttCGATGAAATAACATTTAGAGGAATTGTTaaggcgtgtaagtgggataaaacatgtttacttgacccacttcctgggaaacttatcaaggagctttttgtaatattaagtccaaccgtgctaaatattattaacttatcactttcctccggcactgttcccctagcattgaaaaaagcggttattcatcctctactcaaaagacctaacctcgatcctgacctcatggtgaactaccttccgtttatttcgaaaatcctggaaaagattgttgcacagcagctaaatgaacacttagtgtctaacaatctctgtgaaccctttcaatccggtttcagggcaaatcactctacagagaccagtgtttcccataaactgccaagatacctgtggcggtgggggcgtggctatgggcgtggtcaccatgacatcatcgagtaatttgcataatgtactacaatgatatgattttctctaaaaaggctcaaaaattgtatacttactaattaataataacagtttagttttaaacgtccatccatccattttacaatataattacaacactttatgtacatatttatatacagatttgaacaataagttattcactgaaatatatttattaattgtggttcttacaaaaaaatatatcttataaaatataaaagctaaaatgtctcttaaagctctgcccctttaattagtgcatactaaataatttaactttagcctactactacaaccatattatttaccagcaacataaagtgaaacagaggcagaggtgtcctgccacagtcagtaacaaataaacagaaaacagtagtggtcaaatacaaataaggcaacaagagaagtatcctacacttctcttttgtaaagtaaatctgaacagccgatatgggcatctacatcaactatatgatttgcttgagaagctggacaggacaaaaaaataaataaataaaataaaaataaatttgtggcggatgttattctttcgtggcgggccgccacaaataaatgaatgtgtgggaaacactggagacagccctcgcaaaaatgactaatggtctattgctaacgatggattctgttgcgtcatctatgttgctgcttcttgatcttagcgctgctttcgataccgtcgatcataatattttattagagcgtatcaaaacacgtattggtatgtcagacttagccttgtcttggtttaactcttatcttactgacaggatgcagtgcgtctcccataacaatgtgacctcggactatgtcaaggtaacgtgcggagttccccagggttcagttcttggccttGCACTgtgtagtatttacatgctgccgctaggcggcgacatacgcaaatacggttttagctttcactgttatgctgatgacacccaactctacacacccctaaagctgaccaacacgccggattgtagtcagctggaggcgtgtcttaatgaaatgaaacaatggatgtccgcttacttcttgcaactcaacgccaagacaGCGGAAATGCTGATTACCGGTCCTGCTCCAAGGCTGCCCTTGTCACCggttctgttcataacctttatgtacagaatttctaggcgcagtcagggcgttgaggggatccggtttggtggctgcaggattagatctctgctttttgcagacgatgtggtcctgatggcttcatctggccaggatcttcagctctcactggatcggttcgcagccgagtgtgaagcgactgggatgagaatcagcacctccaagtccgagtccacggttctcgcccgggaaagggtggagtgcctgtcacgttcaaacactgatgacatctattaaacaagacgacatctattaaacaagacaagaagcaaagaatcaaacagagacagaattcaatttggctcagtgaggagaaacgtgtacatcttGTCAGAATAATTCTATCTAAATCATCAcaatactttgtgttgaaatgagttcctggcaagaagacaaaagctgtctttggaagctaccaagaagaaggcttgtagaactccactgtgtaagggggaagcaacatgaaggtgttctgttttctttcatgtattgtaatcaacacaaagatattgttttaaccccacaaagcggagagaaggcaggatctgcccaagttccagacgacctctttttgaacctcctttttccactgttttacaaacctctttttgaactgttttacggacctctttgaaCTGTCTTacagacctctttttgaactgttttacggacctctttgaactgttttacggacctctttttgaactgttttacggacctctttgaactgttttacggacctctttgaactgttttacggacctctttttgaactgttttacggacctctttgaactgttttacggacctctttgaactgttttacggacctctttgaactgttttacggacctctttgaactgttttacggacctctttttgaactgttatattgacctctttttgaactgttttacggacctctttgaactgttctacggacctctttttgaactgttttacggacctctttgaactgttttacggacctctttgaactgttttacggacctctttttgaactgttttacggacctctttgaactgttttacggacctctttgaactgttttacggacctctttgaactgttttacggacctctttttgaactgttatatggacctctttttgaactgttttacggacctctttgaactgttttacggacctctttgaactgttttacggacctctttttgaactgttatatggacctctttttgaactgttatatggacctctttttgaactgttttacggacctctttttgaactgttttacggacctctttttgaactgttttacggacctcgttttgaactgttttacggaccgttttgaactgttttacggacctctttgaactgttttacggacctctttttgaactgttttacggacctatTTGAACCGTTTTacagacctctttttgaaccgttTTACGGACCTTTTTGAaccgttttacggacctctttttgaactgttttacggacctctttttgaactgttttacggacctctttttgaactgttctaCGGACCTCTGAACTGttttttacggacctctttttgaactgttttacggacctctttgaactgttttacggacctcgttttgaactgttttacggacctctttgaactgttttacggacctcgtttgaactgttttacggacctatTTGAACCGTTTTacagacctctttttgaaccgttTTACGGACCTTTTTGAaccgttttacggacctctttttgaactgttttacggacctctttttgaactgttttacggacctctttttgaaccgttttacagacctctttttgaactgttttacggacctttttgaactgttttacggaccttttTGAACTGTGTTACGGACCTCttcttgaactgttttacggacctctttttgaactgttttacggacctctttttgaactgttttacggacctcgttttgaactgttttacggacctcgttttgaactgttttacgggccgttttgaactgttttacggacctctttgaactgttttacggacctctttttgaactgttttacggacctatTTGAACCGTTTTacagacctctttttgaaccgttTTACGGACCTTTTTGAACCGTTTTACGGACCTTTTTGAaccgttttacggacctctttttgaactgttttacggacctctttttgaactgttttacggacctctttttgaactgttctaCGGACCTCTGAACTGttttttacggacctctttttgaactgttttacggacctctttgaactgttttacggacctcgttttgaactgttttacggacctctttgaactgttttacggacctatTTGAACCGTTTTacagacctctttttgaaccgttTTACGGACCTTTTTGAaccgttttacggacctctttttgaactgttttacggacctctttttgaactgttttacggacctctttttgaaccgttttacagacctctttttgaactgttttacggacctttttgaactgttttacggaccttttTGAACTGTGTTACGGACCTCttcttgaactgttttacggacctctttttgaactgttttacggacctctttttgaactgttttacggacctctttttgaactgttttacggacctctgaactgttttacggacctctttgaactgttttacggacctttttgaactgttttacggacctctgaactgttttacggacttctttttgaactgttttacggacctctttttgaactgttttacggatgTCTTTTTGAACCgatcttttctgtgaactgtatacgaccttttctgtgaactgcttACGACCCTCGTCCTTTAGAAAGAGCTATggtcatgtggtcagggaaggtccaaataaaagaaggaggcgtgcagtCTTTTGGCAGAACGTAATgacactgtccaagggtacagatgtacacgtttctcctcactgaaccACGTTGAATTTCGtccctgtttgattctttgcttcttgtcttgtttaatagctgTCATCAGTGTTAaccaggttagccctaagaggtgctttcacccgtcttaaacccaaaagtgatgttttgaaaaagactgttatgtatagggcaatcacttactggaatcgacttccacaatatctggtatcaatcaccagcagagtgggttttaagaatagactaagaggagaagtattgcggaaagagattattctagattgtacctaatgtcatgactgtttttattgactattttattgattatgggacaagcagtagaaaatggtggatggaacttttttcgtcacttactgtttgtctttggtacactaatgtatatattttaggccattggttctttgttttattttttttttgcaaaaatatatatatatccatttttatattgctctttttatctttggtatgaacaatattatgtaaactcgaagttattattatttttttggttctttgttgttgctatttttgtattacaacattttattatttgatcatgttgtactgcattttaatcttttgttttgtgattgtgtgatgttttttgcctggaccccaggaagaatagtctccactgcggtgtagactaatggggatccttaataaactaaactaaactaaacctgacacatctgtacccttgtacagtgtcattacactctgccaaaagattgtacgcctcctcttttatttggactttccctgatgacatggcaacagctgtttataAAGGggccgggggtcgtaaacagccatcgcctttgattacaaaacagttaaaaagaaaaggtcggttcaaagaaaaggtcttaAAAGTGgtgcctggaacttgggcagatcctgctttctctccgctttgtagttctcggctcaaaacaaaatctttctgtTGATTTACGATATATCAAAGAAacggaacaccttcatgttgcttcccatcctacacagtggacttttacaagccttcttcttggtaggatcaaagacagcttttgtcttctcgccgggaactcattgaaacacaaagttttgtgataacttcgatacaattattctgacagcgccatctccgggttggggaggagactctgccccgagtggaggagttcaagtacctcggagtcttgttcacgagtgagggaagagtggatcgtgagatcggtgcggcgtcttcagtaatgttcgGCTTCAGGTTTTCCGCATTCACGCGCAATTTTCCTGTTTTTATGAATTTTGCGAATATTTATAAACACAttttagggtattgtgtgtagaattttgaaggACAAAAACTTATTTTCCCCATATTAAAATAAGGCTGTGACATAAGAAAATGTACACATCGACTTGTCAATCCAAAGTCGCCGTTATCTTTAGTGTACCTAATCAATTGTCCACTGAGTGCGTGTCCTTTGCCTTCCAGTTCCAGGAGGGCGTGTGGACGCTCAGCACGGGCGTGTGCGACGGTCTGATGACTATGGACGTGATGCTGTGCACCGCCTCCATCTTCAACCTGTGCGCCATCAGCGTGGACAGGTGAGTGGAAGCCCAAGAGCATCGTGGGTAATAGGGTATCGTTGACtgctgtaaaaagaagttaaacgcTGATAAAAGGGCGGCCCAAGAGCATCGTGGGTAATAGGGTATCGTTGACtgctgtaaaaagaagttaaacgcTGATAAAAGGGCGTTTAATGTGGCGTGGAGTAAGTTAATTAGCAACCGGCGGTTCTTGTTAGCCTTACGTCAGCCCCCCCACCCGGGACAAGACAAAGAGCTGCAGTGTTTTGACGTCAAGAAGCCAGCGTGGGCCAACAACAACAGCTGCAGTGAGGACTGGCAGCGCGCTCGTTAGTGGCGCCCAATGAGATTAAGCCATGCTAGACGACCTCGCTCCGGGCTCAAAAGCACAGAAAAGCGCCTCAAATGTGATGCACTTCCTCCGCAAAATAAGATTACATCACAGGCTAATGTGGTCGCCGCGAGACATGACTTCATTCATCAGCCTGATCAAGGTAGTCGTTATTTCATCAACGCGGTTGTTTCATGCACACACTTATTGAACAAACATTATTTCACGAACGTAGTTGGTTTTTTTATGAATATAGTTTTGGTttgattgtatttaattaatgaacctagtatttattttttttaaactagtttTTATTTAACAAACTCAGTTTTGGTTTAATGAACGTAGGTTTTGTTTAGTGAATATTTATATTGAATTTAGTTTGTATTTAATGAACCTGGTTTGGTTTTAATGAACgtagttttttattaatttagtttttatttaataaaacctAGTTTAGAaaattagtttttatttaatgaacattgtttttgataaacagtttttaattgacttTTTATTTGATGAAcctacttttttatttaattatcaaaaattttatttaaaaagcatagtttttatttaataaacggttttatttaataaacataGTTTTTATTCAacagttttttttctaaacagTTTTGTTGAAGTAATTTAGTTTTATTTGATTAACATcgtttttattagtttttattagtttttatttaataaacagtttttatttaataagcatagtttttatttaataaactgTTTTTAATAAGcatagtttttattttgtaaacagtTTTGTTGAAGTAATTTAGTTTTATTTGATGAACATCgttttattaaacagtttttatttaataaacagaTGTATTTAATAaacatagtttttatttattaaacagtttttatttaataaacagttgtttttattaaacatagtttttatttaataaacagtTGTATTTAATAaacatagtttttatttattaaacagtttttatttaataaacagtTGTATTTAATAAACATAGTTTTTAATTAATAAACAGTTGTTTTTATTAAacatagtttttatttaataaacagtTGTATTTAATAaacatagtttttatttattaaacagtttttatttaataaacagttgtttttaataaacatagtttttaattaacagttgtttttattaaacatagtttttatttaataaacagttgtttttattaaacatagtttttatttaataaacagtTGTATTTAATAAACATAGTTTTTAATTGATAAACAGTTGTTTTTATTAAacatagtttttatttaataaacagtTGTATTTAATAaacagtttttatttattaaacagtttttatttaataaacagttgtttttattaaacatagtttttatttaataaacagttgtatttaataaacacagtttttaattaacagttgtttttattaaacatagtttttatttaataaacagtTGTATTTAATAaacatagtttttatttattaaacagtttttatttaataaacagtttttattaaacagtttttatttaataaacagttgtatttaataaacacagtttttaattaataaacagttgtttttattaaacatagtttttatttaataaacagtTGTATTTAATAaacatagtttttatttattaaacagtttttatttattaaacagttgtttttattaaacatagtttttatttaataaacagtTGTTTTTATAAacatagtttttatttaataaacagtTGTATTTAATAAACAGTTGtttttattaaacagtttttatttaataaacagtTGTATTTAATAaacagtttttatttattaaacagtttttatttaataaacagttgtttttattaaacatagtttttatttaataaacagtTGTATTTAATAAACatagtttttaattaacagttgtttttattaaacatagtttttatttaataaacagtTGTATTTAATAaacatagtttttatttattaaacagtttttatttaataaacagtTTTTATTAAACAGTTGTATTTAATAAacatagtttttatttaataaacagtTGTATTTAATAaacatagtttttatttattaaacagtttttatttaataaacagttgtttttattaaagtttttatttaataaaccgTTGTATTTAATAAacatagtttttatttaataagcatagtttttaatttaataaacagttgtttttattaaatatagtttttatttaataaacagtTTATTAGATTAAAACTATGCTTCTTAAATACAACAGTTTTTAATAAGcatagtttttatttaataaacagtTTAGTTGTAGTAATGTAGTTTATTTAATGaacatcatttttatttaatgaatATAGTTTCTATTTAATTTAGTTTGTATTTAATGAACCTAGTTATGTTTTAAAGTACGTTGTCGTGATTAGTGAACATCGTTTTTAAAtacattcttttttatttaatgaaTGAGGCTCAGGTAAAAGGCTGAGCAGGTGTGGTGTGGTTGCTGCAGGTAAAAGGTGAGCAGGTGTGGTGTGGTTGCAGGTTCATCGCCGTGCTGATCCCCCTCAACTACAACAGGAAGCACGTGGACCTGCGCCAGGCCGTGCTGCTGTCGGCCACGTGGATCCTGGCGTTGGCGGTGGCCTCGCCCGTCATGTTCGGCATCAACCAGGTGGCGGGCCGCGACCCCGGCGAGTGCAAGCTGGAGAACGACGACTACGTGTTGTACTCGTCCGTGTGCTCCTTCTTCATCCCGTGTCCCATCATGCTCCTGCTCTACTGCGGAATGTTCCGCGGACTCCGGCGCTGGGAGGAAGCCCGCAAGGCCAAGCTGAGGAGCAGCATCCAGGCCTGCCGCAAGCTGCAGGAGGCCGCCGCCTCCTTGCCGCCGCTGCCCCCGCCCCTCCCCCCCGTCATCCAGCGGGAACCCGCCGACACGCCGGACGAACTCTCCCCCTTGTCGTCCGCCGAGAGACCTTTACCCCCCGCCGGGCGCAGGGATGGCGACGTGGCCACCGTCAGCTTGGCGGACATCAACTTCAAGTGCGAGCCTCGCAGCAGGAAGGCAGCCAAGATCAACAGCAGGGAGAGGAAGGCCATGAAGGTCCTGCCTGTGGTCGTAGGTGAGAACACCTGCTTCATAAACACTTTTATGTACTAAACACAataccagggaagttggcacgttgtgtaaatggtaaatacaaacaaaatacaatgatttagtcatccttttcaacttatattcaattgaatagactgcaaagacaagatatttcatgttcacactgagaaacttctttttttttgttgtaaataatcattaacttagaatttaatggcagcaacacattgctaaaaagttgtcacaagggcatgtttaccactgtgttacatggcctttccttttaacaacactcagtaaacgttttggtctccgttgtgctattttaggcttcataatgcgccacacattttcaatgggagacaggtctggactacaggcaggccagtctagtacccgcactcttttacttggcatcgtcttgctgaaataagcaggggcgtccatatgtcgctccaaaacctgcatgtacctttcagcattaaagttaaagtaccattggtagtcacacacacacactaggtgtggcgaaattattctctgcatttgacccatcacccttgttcaccccctgggaggtgaggggagcagtgagcagcagcagcggtggccgcgcccgggaatcatttttggtgatttaaccccccgattccaacccttgatgctgagtgccaagcagggaggtaatgggtcccatttttatagtctttggtatgactcggccggggtttgaactcacgacctacccatctcagggcggacactctaaccactaggccactgagcaggttaattaatggtgccttcccataccatcacagatgctggcttttcaactttgcgcctagaacaatccagatggttattttcctctttggtccagtttctaaaagcaatttaaaatgtggactcgtcagaccacagaacactttcccactttgcatgagtccatcttagatgagctcgggcccagcgaagatggcagcgtttctgggtgttgttgataaatggctttggctttgcatagtagagttttaacttgcacttacagatgtagcgacaaactgtagttactgacagtgtttttttgggtttttttaagttttcctgagcccatgtggtgatatcctttacacactgatgtcgctttttgatgcagtaccgcctgagggttctaaagtcacgggcattcaatgttggttttcagccttgctgcttatgtgcagtgattgtatatgtgtgtacgtatgtgtgtatgtatgtatgtatgtatgtatgtgtgtatatatgtatgtatgtatgtacgtatgtgtgtatatatgtatgtatgtatgtacgtatgtgtgtatatatgtatgtatgtatgtacgtatgtgtgtgtgtatatatgtatgtacgtatgtgtgtgtgtatatatgtatgtacgtatgtgtgtgtgtatatatgtatgtacgtatgtgtgtgtgtatatatgtatgtacgtatgtgtgtgtgtatatatgtatgtacgtatgtacgtgtgtgtgtatatatgtatgtatgtacgtatgtgtgtgtgtatatatgtatgtacgtatgtgtgtatatatgtatgtacgtatgtgtgtgtgtatatatgtatgtacgtatgtgtgtgtgtatatatgtatgtacgtatgtacgtgtgtgtgtatatatgtatgtatgtacgtatgtgtgtgtgtatatatgtatgtacgtatgtgtgtatatatgtatgtacgtatgtgtgtatatatatatgtatgtgtgtatatatgtatgtacgtatgtgtgtatatatgtatgtgtgtatatatatatatatgtatgtgtgtatat
Protein-coding sequences here:
- the LOC133646993 gene encoding D(4) dopamine receptor-like; translated protein: MTVNVSAAVGSSGEPPRGHNVAALVFGVLLIVVIIGGNLLVCVSVWMEKALKTTTNYFIVSLAVADLMLAVLVLPLFVYSEFQEGVWTLSTGVCDGLMTMDVMLCTASIFNLCAISVDRFIAVLIPLNYNRKHVDLRQAVLLSATWILALAVASPVMFGINQVAGRDPGECKLENDDYVLYSSVCSFFIPCPIMLLLYCGMFRGLRRWEEARKAKLRSSIQACRKLQEAAASLPPLPPPLPPVIQREPADTPDELSPLSSAERPLPPAGRRDGDVATVSLADINFKCEPRSRKAAKINSRERKAMKVLPVVVGVFLLCWTPFFVLHTLRARCRGCRVPAAAMSVVTWLGYVNSALNPIIYTIFNTEFRKFFKKFLRHCCSFHAT